A stretch of Carnobacteriaceae bacterium zg-C25 DNA encodes these proteins:
- a CDS encoding AraC family transcriptional regulator, producing MSTYNLREHIEYHHSLLPYSYSKIEMRNGKPDVLFHWHPECEFIFVEKGSARFHIDNHIFYSNAGDIILIHPNALHSIHPVDDKTPHVYQSFNVHLDLIGLSIDDYSGIRYLKTLQNGLTEFIVHIRPTHPAYVMLYKTLHKIFACIEHKEPFHSLLLKSLVNELFYHIYSSSLTQTRAEHPDAYRREEKIRLVIDYMNKHFDEPLTIDTLSQVCGYSQSHFMNFFKQNVGVSAIDYLIQTRLKHVVTRLKDSNDSILTIATECGFSNLAHFNRQFKKLFNCSPRMYRKLHHQQTKELD from the coding sequence GTGAGTACATACAATTTGCGTGAACACATTGAATATCACCACTCCCTATTACCTTATTCGTATTCCAAAATTGAAATGCGAAACGGAAAACCCGATGTTTTATTTCATTGGCATCCCGAATGTGAATTTATCTTTGTCGAAAAAGGCTCTGCACGTTTTCATATTGACAATCACATCTTTTATAGTAATGCAGGCGACATTATTTTAATTCACCCGAATGCATTGCACTCTATTCACCCAGTTGATGATAAAACACCACATGTTTATCAATCGTTTAACGTCCATTTAGATTTAATCGGCTTATCCATTGATGATTACAGTGGTATTCGCTATTTAAAAACACTTCAAAACGGACTAACCGAATTTATTGTGCATATTCGCCCAACACACCCAGCGTATGTGATGTTGTATAAAACGTTGCACAAGATATTTGCGTGTATCGAACATAAAGAACCGTTCCATTCATTGCTTCTCAAATCTTTAGTCAATGAATTGTTTTATCACATTTATTCGTCATCACTCACACAAACACGTGCTGAACATCCCGACGCCTATCGCCGTGAAGAAAAAATCCGATTAGTCATCGACTATATGAACAAACATTTTGATGAACCGTTAACGATTGATACGTTGTCTCAAGTCTGTGGATATAGCCAGTCACATTTTATGAATTTTTTCAAGCAAAATGTTGGTGTCAGTGCCATTGATTACCTCATTCAAACCCGTTTAAAACATGTCGTCACACGATTAAAAGATAGTAACGACTCAATATTAACCATCGCAACAGAATGCGGTTTTTCAAATTTAGCACATTTCAATCGACAATTTAAAAAATTGTTCAATTGTTCTCCAAGAATGTATCGCAAATTGCATCATCAACAAACAAAGGAGTTGGACTAA
- a CDS encoding PTS glucose transporter subunit IIA — MAKNYDELAKDIVAHVGGADNVLSLRHCMTRLRFVLKDESKADENYLKQREGVVTVVKSGGQFQVVIGNHVPDVYAAVTTVGGVRGEGSLDITEDDDVKPTGSLFDRFVDTISGLFQPFLGALSAAGILKGITAIAGAMGMPKTDGLYIILNTLGDGLFQYLPFILSITAATRFKMNQFTAMAIAGAMLYPGLPAAVKEATLFGMKIQLPSSSGYLSTVLPIILALLLASKVEKFFKKVTSDYIKSFAVPAMTILITVPLAFMVVGPVANIASKAVGDGFLAIYNVSPVLYGAVLGAAWQVLVMFGLHWGLVPLMIADIAQNGMSVMLVAAALPNFTQTGVLSAIWLKTKEPKVKSGLVPAWISSIFGITEPAIYGYTLPMRTPFIVSCAVSAVIGAYLGFFNVIQYSTGGLGIFRFPSYIDPSGQDTSSVVHLAIGTVAAIVLSFAVQMFVKVPTLYGTPEVKVDAPSSSKQEEVTPLKAPAQETVAAPLSGTVVALSDVQDPVFSSLALGKGIAIEPTSGEVVSPVNGTVTTIFPTGHAVGITSENGAEILIHVGMDTVQLNGEGFTQFVKAGDAVVAGQKLVSVDLEAVKAAGYSTVTPVVVTNTADFEDVLTTQEGTVTAGDYLLTAVK, encoded by the coding sequence ATGGCTAAAAATTACGATGAATTAGCAAAAGATATAGTTGCCCACGTTGGTGGCGCAGATAACGTTTTAAGTTTACGTCATTGTATGACACGTTTACGTTTTGTATTAAAAGATGAGTCTAAAGCAGACGAAAACTACTTAAAACAACGTGAAGGCGTTGTAACTGTTGTAAAAAGTGGCGGGCAATTCCAAGTTGTTATTGGTAACCACGTACCAGATGTGTATGCAGCCGTAACAACTGTTGGTGGCGTACGCGGTGAAGGAAGCTTAGATATTACAGAAGATGATGATGTTAAACCAACAGGTTCATTATTTGACCGTTTTGTTGACACAATTTCAGGCTTATTCCAACCGTTTTTAGGCGCTTTATCAGCTGCCGGTATTTTAAAAGGTATCACAGCTATTGCCGGAGCAATGGGTATGCCAAAAACAGACGGATTATACATTATTTTAAACACATTAGGTGATGGATTATTCCAATACTTACCATTTATTTTATCAATTACTGCAGCAACTCGTTTCAAAATGAATCAATTTACAGCAATGGCAATTGCTGGAGCGATGTTATATCCAGGTTTACCTGCAGCAGTTAAAGAAGCAACATTGTTTGGTATGAAAATTCAATTACCATCATCAAGTGGATATTTATCAACAGTATTGCCAATTATTTTAGCACTATTATTAGCGTCAAAAGTTGAAAAATTCTTTAAAAAAGTTACATCTGATTACATTAAATCATTTGCTGTTCCAGCAATGACAATTTTAATCACAGTACCATTAGCGTTTATGGTAGTTGGTCCAGTTGCCAATATTGCTTCAAAAGCTGTTGGTGATGGTTTCTTAGCAATTTACAACGTTTCACCAGTATTATACGGTGCCGTATTAGGTGCTGCATGGCAAGTATTAGTAATGTTCGGTTTACACTGGGGTCTAGTGCCATTGATGATTGCGGACATTGCACAAAACGGTATGTCAGTTATGTTAGTAGCTGCAGCATTACCTAACTTTACACAAACAGGTGTGTTAAGTGCGATTTGGTTAAAAACAAAAGAACCAAAAGTTAAATCTGGTTTAGTTCCAGCGTGGATTTCTTCAATCTTTGGTATTACAGAGCCAGCAATTTACGGTTATACATTACCAATGCGCACACCGTTCATCGTTTCATGTGCGGTATCTGCAGTAATTGGTGCATACTTAGGATTCTTTAACGTTATCCAATACTCAACAGGTGGTTTAGGAATTTTCCGCTTCCCATCATACATTGATCCAAGTGGTCAAGACACATCAAGTGTTGTTCACTTAGCAATCGGAACTGTAGCAGCAATCGTACTTTCATTTGCCGTACAAATGTTTGTTAAAGTGCCAACTTTATACGGAACACCAGAAGTAAAAGTTGATGCACCCAGTAGCAGCAAACAAGAAGAAGTAACACCATTAAAAGCCCCTGCTCAAGAAACAGTAGCTGCACCATTATCAGGTACAGTAGTAGCATTGAGCGATGTACAGGATCCAGTATTTTCAAGCTTAGCATTAGGAAAAGGTATTGCGATTGAACCAACAAGCGGTGAAGTAGTTTCACCTGTAAATGGTACAGTAACAACTATTTTCCCAACAGGACATGCTGTAGGTATTACATCTGAAAATGGAGCTGAAATTTTAATTCACGTTGGTATGGACACTGTTCAATTAAACGGTGAAGGCTTTACTCAATTTGTAAAAGCAGGCGACGCAGTTGTTGCTGGTCAAAAATTAGTATCTGTTGACTTAGAAGCTGTTAAAGCAGCAGGTTATTCAACAGTAACACCAGTTGTTGTGACAAACACAGCAGATTTTGAGGACGTATTAACAACTCAAGAAGGTACAGTTACAGCTGGAGACTACTTGTTGACAGCGGTAAAATAA
- a CDS encoding PRD domain-containing protein, which yields MQIQKVFNNNIVLALSNQQEIVVMGKGIGFQKKVGDELDAALIEKTFVLQDNDTAMISQVYVDMPEEEIDVVLAIIKLAEATLQESFQSNLYITLADHLKFAFERVKKGLVVKNPLSYEVKKFYPVEHELGRQALALVKERLNVTLDESEATAIALHIVNAEKDGPLLERTVQITRIVQEIMDVVRLHYGRELDESDVSYNRFTTHLQYFAQRIVTKTMQGTNDSFLFEQVRANYPEAFACTDKIKVYAEEAHHFAMGRDEQVYLTIHIQKLMNK from the coding sequence ATGCAGATTCAAAAAGTGTTTAACAATAATATTGTGTTAGCGCTGTCCAATCAACAAGAAATTGTTGTCATGGGAAAAGGTATTGGCTTTCAAAAGAAAGTCGGCGATGAACTAGATGCCGCGTTAATTGAAAAAACATTTGTTTTACAAGATAACGACACCGCAATGATTTCGCAAGTGTATGTGGACATGCCCGAAGAAGAGATTGATGTTGTATTAGCTATTATTAAATTAGCAGAGGCGACTTTGCAAGAATCATTTCAGTCAAATCTCTACATTACTTTGGCAGATCACTTAAAATTTGCGTTTGAAAGAGTGAAAAAAGGACTAGTCGTTAAAAATCCACTTTCCTATGAAGTGAAAAAATTTTATCCCGTTGAACATGAACTCGGCAGACAAGCACTTGCGCTTGTGAAAGAGCGTTTAAATGTGACGTTGGATGAAAGCGAAGCGACGGCAATTGCATTACATATTGTGAATGCTGAAAAGGATGGACCGTTATTAGAACGCACCGTTCAAATTACGCGCATTGTACAAGAAATTATGGATGTGGTACGACTACATTATGGTCGGGAATTAGATGAAAGTGATGTATCATACAATCGCTTTACAACACATTTACAATATTTTGCACAACGTATCGTAACCAAAACGATGCAAGGAACGAATGATTCATTCTTGTTTGAACAAGTACGTGCGAACTACCCCGAGGCGTTTGCGTGTACGGATAAAATCAAAGTGTATGCCGAAGAAGCACATCACTTTGCAATGGGACGTGATGAACAAGTTTACTTGACCATTCACATCCAAAAATTAATGAATAAATAA
- a CDS encoding HAD-IIB family hydrolase: MIRLVAVDMDATFLKDDKTYDVPLFKKVFSRLKERHVRFVVASGNGVSKLETSFDDEDKKHIIFAGDNGNHIQYRDNLIKVHGIERTTVIDLVQFLMTQEGYYPIINSTQTNYICPNNPEDALDAFYRYNVSVTELSTIEDLPLDAPLLNVAVYFRGTLEHTKDFAQKLVKRFPELNAVTSGEQWLDIFRVGGGKGSAIIYLQQQFGIHPQECIAFGDSLNDVSMMKSVGISVAMGNADPQLSEFCTYQIGTNNEQSVLKLLDELLEHGEEALQQYKK; the protein is encoded by the coding sequence ATGATACGATTAGTTGCGGTGGACATGGATGCCACTTTTTTGAAAGACGATAAAACATACGATGTGCCATTGTTTAAAAAAGTATTTTCGCGTTTAAAAGAACGCCATGTTCGATTTGTTGTTGCCAGTGGCAATGGCGTGAGCAAATTAGAAACATCGTTTGACGATGAGGATAAAAAACATATTATTTTTGCAGGAGATAACGGCAATCACATTCAATATCGGGATAATCTCATAAAAGTTCACGGTATTGAGCGTACAACCGTAATTGATTTGGTACAATTTTTAATGACACAAGAAGGGTATTATCCCATCATTAATAGCACGCAAACCAATTACATTTGCCCCAATAATCCAGAAGATGCACTTGATGCGTTTTATCGCTATAACGTTTCTGTAACAGAGTTATCGACTATTGAGGACTTACCACTTGATGCACCACTATTAAATGTTGCCGTCTACTTTAGAGGGACGCTCGAACATACAAAAGACTTTGCTCAAAAACTTGTGAAACGTTTCCCCGAGTTAAACGCTGTAACGAGTGGTGAGCAGTGGCTGGATATTTTTCGTGTCGGTGGTGGAAAAGGCTCTGCCATTATATATTTACAACAACAGTTTGGTATTCACCCACAAGAATGCATTGCTTTTGGCGATAGTTTAAACGATGTATCCATGATGAAAAGCGTAGGTATTAGTGTCGCGATGGGCAATGCCGATCCACAGTTAAGTGAATTCTGTACGTACCAAATTGGTACAAACAACGAACAAAGCGTGTTAAAGTTGTTAGATGAGTTACTAGAACATGGTGAAGAGGCGTTACAACAATATAAAAAATAG
- a CDS encoding DedA family protein produces MENFISQFMSQYGYLAIFLLVALENVFPPIPSEIILTFAGFLIASTPLSFLGVLIASTGGSVVGALILYLLGAKLKKETIENILDGKIGKILGFKRTDVDKAIGWFQKHGAFTVLFTRCVPVVRSLISIPAGMSQMNMVPFTIYTTIGTTIWNALLVWLGHQAGENWHSAADSVNGLSRIFYVILLIALIGLIVYFIIKKKKSKKV; encoded by the coding sequence ATGGAAAACTTTATTTCGCAATTTATGAGTCAGTATGGCTATTTAGCGATTTTTTTACTTGTCGCTTTAGAAAATGTATTTCCGCCGATTCCGTCAGAAATCATTTTAACATTTGCGGGATTTTTAATTGCATCGACACCACTTTCATTTTTAGGTGTCCTTATCGCTTCAACAGGCGGTTCCGTTGTGGGTGCCTTAATTTTATACCTACTCGGTGCAAAATTAAAAAAAGAAACCATTGAAAATATTTTAGATGGAAAAATTGGAAAAATACTCGGGTTTAAACGTACCGATGTAGACAAAGCTATTGGCTGGTTCCAAAAACACGGCGCATTCACCGTACTATTTACACGTTGCGTTCCCGTTGTTCGTAGTTTAATTTCTATTCCAGCAGGAATGAGCCAAATGAACATGGTACCTTTTACCATTTATACAACGATTGGCACAACCATTTGGAATGCGCTATTAGTTTGGCTAGGTCATCAAGCTGGTGAAAACTGGCATTCAGCTGCCGATTCTGTAAACGGTCTGTCACGTATTTTTTACGTCATTTTACTAATTGCGCTAATTGGACTAATCGTCTACTTTATCATTAAAAAGAAAAAATCTAAAAAGGTATAG
- a CDS encoding RecX family transcriptional regulator, with protein sequence MAKITTIEVQQNNKHRFNIFIDDQFAFGVSEQTLLFFTLHKGMEITPQQQTKILKYDHFQRLYSAGVNYISYRMRSEKEVRDKLAKLLDVSEDETVINTQQKMIELAIKQLKSDGYINDTLYAQAFVEESLNVSGKGEFHIRRKLKEKGIAQEIVAQVLNEIDDDTQNDTALQVATAFIKRQDVISSNALRQKLSNHLMQRGFSIQTVQTILNQMDTSTITKNENKNAITIAQKAYNTYHNRYSGYDLWSKIKTYLLQKGYSFDAIDRAIKKLKEDYDS encoded by the coding sequence ATGGCAAAAATTACAACCATTGAAGTGCAACAAAACAATAAGCACCGTTTCAATATTTTTATCGATGACCAATTTGCTTTTGGTGTTAGTGAGCAAACACTCTTATTTTTTACTTTACATAAGGGCATGGAAATTACACCACAACAACAAACTAAAATTTTGAAATATGATCATTTTCAACGCTTGTACAGTGCGGGGGTAAATTATATTTCCTATCGCATGCGGAGCGAAAAAGAGGTTCGTGACAAATTGGCTAAACTGTTGGATGTGAGCGAAGATGAAACGGTCATAAATACGCAACAAAAAATGATTGAATTGGCGATTAAGCAATTAAAAAGTGATGGGTATATTAACGACACGCTTTATGCACAGGCGTTTGTTGAGGAATCTTTAAACGTTAGTGGGAAAGGTGAGTTTCACATTCGTCGAAAACTGAAAGAAAAAGGGATTGCGCAAGAGATTGTTGCTCAAGTGCTCAACGAAATAGACGACGATACACAAAACGACACTGCGTTACAAGTTGCAACGGCATTTATAAAACGTCAAGACGTCATTTCATCCAATGCGTTACGACAAAAATTGTCTAACCATTTAATGCAACGCGGGTTTTCAATCCAGACGGTACAGACGATTTTAAATCAAATGGATACATCAACGATTACTAAAAACGAAAATAAAAACGCCATTACAATTGCTCAAAAGGCGTATAATACTTATCACAATCGATATAGCGGATATGACTTATGGTCTAAAATTAAGACGTATTTACTGCAAAAAGGCTATTCGTTTGATGCAATTGATAGAGCAATAAAAAAATTAAAGGAAGACTATGACTCATAA
- the mutY gene encoding A/G-specific adenine glycosylase, producing MTHKLLNDNGITLWNDDKINRFRATLLEWYDANKRDLPWRQTKDPYAIWVSEIMLQQTQVVTVIPYFKNFMHQFPTISALANAPEQQLLKAWEGLGYYSRVRNMQIAAQQIMNHYNGVMPNTYDELLKLKGIGNYTAGAIASIAFGEPVGAVDGNVMRVMARLFEINLDIGEPKNRKVFEYLTNVLIDPDRPGDFNQALMDLGSDICSAKNPKPEISPIRAFNQAYIHGTMDKYPIKRPKAKQQHVFYDALVIENDKGEFLLQQRQNKGLLANMWTFPLIEIGKDVFESNEDVQSLGQVTHLFSHLKWHIRVISSNDTSLSGQWVHPKQFDAFPMPTPQLKMLALIKR from the coding sequence ATGACTCATAAATTATTAAATGATAACGGCATTACTTTGTGGAACGACGATAAAATCAATCGTTTTAGAGCCACACTTTTAGAATGGTACGACGCCAACAAGCGCGACCTGCCTTGGAGACAAACAAAAGACCCGTATGCAATTTGGGTATCCGAAATTATGTTGCAACAAACGCAAGTTGTAACGGTTATCCCCTATTTCAAAAATTTTATGCATCAATTTCCGACAATTTCCGCTTTAGCCAATGCACCTGAACAGCAATTGCTTAAAGCTTGGGAAGGTTTAGGGTATTACTCACGCGTGCGCAATATGCAAATAGCAGCACAACAAATTATGAATCATTACAACGGTGTCATGCCGAACACTTATGACGAATTACTAAAATTAAAAGGCATTGGTAACTATACCGCTGGTGCAATTGCAAGTATTGCATTTGGCGAACCAGTTGGGGCAGTTGACGGAAACGTCATGCGCGTAATGGCACGTTTATTTGAAATCAATTTAGATATTGGCGAACCAAAAAACCGAAAAGTATTTGAATACTTAACAAATGTATTAATTGACCCTGACCGTCCGGGCGATTTCAACCAAGCACTGATGGATTTAGGAAGTGATATTTGCTCAGCTAAAAATCCCAAACCTGAAATTAGTCCCATTCGTGCATTTAATCAAGCTTATATACATGGGACAATGGATAAATATCCCATTAAACGTCCAAAAGCTAAACAACAACACGTTTTTTATGATGCACTTGTCATTGAAAATGACAAAGGCGAATTTTTATTACAACAACGTCAAAATAAGGGGCTATTAGCAAACATGTGGACATTCCCACTAATTGAAATTGGAAAAGATGTCTTCGAATCGAACGAAGACGTACAAAGTCTTGGACAAGTAACCCATTTATTTAGCCATTTAAAATGGCATATTCGTGTCATTTCGTCAAACGATACGTCGCTATCTGGACAATGGGTGCACCCAAAACAGTTTGATGCATTTCCGATGCCTACTCCACAACTAAAAATGCTTGCATTAATTAAACGCTAA